CCGATGAATGCAGTAATACACCATACTGCAGTGTACACTGTGTAAATTGGCACAAGTGTAGTGTTGGAGCTTGCCAGAGTATCACAAGGCTTTCACGGTAATATGAAAGTATATTACACATTCTATAATTGGCTTTTGTGACTACAAAACCTCATATTTCAATTCATTCAAGAGTTGTTCAGATATTTCAAAGTATGAAATCATAACTATCCAGCTacattcatgtgtttgtgttcccaGGTTTTGACTGGGAGTGGGACGAGCACTACAAGTCTTCCGGAGCCTTCCTCAGCTGCAACAAAAGGAAGGTGAGTTTTCACTCCGACTACAGCTGCGGCACAGCTGCCATCCGCGGCACCAAGGAGCTGTCAGACGGCCAACACTTCTGGGAAGTCAAGATGACCTCTCCTGTCTATGGAACCGATATGGTGGGTAGCAGTCCTTTAACAAATACTGATGTTTTATAACCAGTGAACTTAAGATGTTTCTAAATCTCTGTTTGGATGTTGAGGATCACTGCAAACTATCATCTAATTACTAACTACTTTACCTgttttgatcatgtttttttttttttttttttttttactgtgttgttgGTGTAGATGGTGGGAATTGGAACTTCAGAGTTGGACTTGGAGAAGTTCAAATTCAGCTTTGGCAGCCTTCTGGGACACGATGAGGACAGCTGGGGGCTCTCTTACACAGGTTAGAGGGTCAGAATACTGGAATTAATATATACCATGAATTACCAGAGTGATATGTAAAGCTGGATGGAGGCTTTTGACTAGTGGTGAAAAGTAAGtttctttataataataataataataataataataataataaattacattgaTATAGCGCTTTAACATAGACACTCAAAGCACCTGGGTGATGCACAGCAGCCATACAGCGCCAGATGCTCACCACACATCAGTGTGGTAGACTGGTATTTAAGTACTATGCTTAAACCCAATTTTGAGGTGCTTGTACTTCACTTAGTATTTCAAAGCAGTGCCCAGGTGGGTGTCTTGTCACATTTCGGATGTTGTTAAAGCAGTTCTGACAAAGAGACGTGTCCCCTTTTAAGTGGGGACTCCTAAACTGTTTTTTATCTATTCAAAAGGTGTCCTCCAGCACAAAGGGGACAAAGTGGAGTTTTCCTCTCGGTTTGGCCAGGGCTCCATCATAGGAGTGCACCTGGACACCTGGCACGGTACCCTGACCTTCTACAAGAATCGACACTGTTTAGGTGCGTGTACATCTGTTCAAGCAGGTCTTCTcagctacagtacataaaacacaagaaaacaacattttagttATAACTCCCAGTTTAAGCACAGTTCAGGGCAAATATTGCAACTTTCAACTCCTCTTATTGCAAATTTGCTGTGAACTGGGCTTTTATCCTAAATCCCTTCACCTCTGCGGCCGTTTCTCTCCTGCTACAACAGGCGTTGCTGCCACTAGGCTGCAGAACAAGAAGTTCTACCCCATGGTGTGCTCCACAGCAGCTAAAAGCAGTATGAAGGTCATCCGTGCCTGCTATACACCCACCTCCCTGCAGTACCTTTGCTGTGCCCAGCTCCGCCAAATGTTGCCCTGCTGCCCCGATGTACTAAATGCTATAGAGCTGCCCCCAGGCCTGCGCACCCTCCTGCACTTAAAACTGGGCTGGGTCTTCACCCTCAGCAGCAGCCCAGAAGCCTCGGAGCAACACAAGGACTTGCTTGAGGATTTTTACGAAGGGATGAGCCTGCCTTCCAGCCCCGTCCCGAGCCCAGCCTCCACCCTGAGTGCCTGCGCCTCCCCGAGCCCCTGCCCCAGCCCGTTTCTCGACACAGTCCCATACCAGTGCCCCTGTCACATGTCACCTCAGACTCAACCCTGCACTTGCCACAGCCCTCCAACTCCTCCCAGCAGCGACTACGACAGCTGCTGCTCTGAGCCGGAGGATTACCGATGCAAAAGAAGCCGCTGGACATGACCTAGTAGTGAAAAGGTATTTCTAAGTGTTTGGCACAAAGATATTCTACCATTGCCATCAACATCTCCTGTTGGAAATCAAGAAGAGCCATCTCATCTTTCAGCCAATTTGGCatggattgttgttttttatttagcaaGTTTGTGACATTCAAACAACTTTGTCAATGAGTGGGAGAAGGGAGTGAGTGTGTAGTGTATGAGACATTTAATGAAGTTGAGATTTT
This sequence is a window from Etheostoma cragini isolate CJK2018 chromosome 21, CSU_Ecrag_1.0, whole genome shotgun sequence. Protein-coding genes within it:
- the spsb3b gene encoding SPRY domain-containing SOCS box protein 3, whose product is MSHCKTVHRTTTVRAAMLRRGRNCRARHLARSETRQETDVMAGIQTRDREEWEGQTTTQISGVESEVDHLESSQAGSEAVALPSTVPVIGESFCQCDRQKELGLGFCVTSDCLCGEEDEGFDWEWDEHYKSSGAFLSCNKRKVSFHSDYSCGTAAIRGTKELSDGQHFWEVKMTSPVYGTDMMVGIGTSELDLEKFKFSFGSLLGHDEDSWGLSYTGVLQHKGDKVEFSSRFGQGSIIGVHLDTWHGTLTFYKNRHCLGVAATRLQNKKFYPMVCSTAAKSSMKVIRACYTPTSLQYLCCAQLRQMLPCCPDVLNAIELPPGLRTLLHLKLGWVFTLSSSPEASEQHKDLLEDFYEGMSLPSSPVPSPASTLSACASPSPCPSPFLDTVPYQCPCHMSPQTQPCTCHSPPTPPSSDYDSCCSEPEDYRCKRSRWT